In Paenibacillus sp. FSL R7-0345, a single window of DNA contains:
- a CDS encoding transposase, protein MAERKRYNKQFKEETVKYIQEQRKSMDEIALELNIPKGTLKSWMMTYRQFPDEPFVGSGKLRTQEQQIVTLEQKNKDLEEEVAILKKALHIFSKDRS, encoded by the coding sequence GTGGCGGAACGGAAGCGATATAACAAACAGTTCAAAGAAGAAACGGTGAAGTATATCCAGGAACAAAGAAAATCCATGGACGAGATTGCCCTGGAACTTAATATTCCCAAGGGGACTCTCAAGAGCTGGATGATGACCTACCGGCAGTTCCCCGATGAACCGTTTGTAGGAAGTGGTAAGCTGCGTACTCAAGAACAACAGATTGTAACGCTAGAACAAAAGAACAAAGATCTCGAAGAGGAAGTCGCTATCCTAAAAAAAGCGTTGCACATCTTCAGCAAAGACCGGAGCTGA
- a CDS encoding IS3 family transposase — protein MEEHRSTFRIEKMCSVLGVSRSGYYKWRTAPPSKRKQSRDYLVERIKYHFHDNDAIYGSPKITRKLHEEGLSVGEKTVGRLMRAHELRSQAMGRFKVQTTDSNHDSPIAPNWLNQHFDVCTKPNQVWVTDITYIRTRQGTVYLASVLDLYTRKIVGWQLGNRMKVELVSAALDKAYAAQKPDKGVIHHSDRGSQYASVEYRKKLKEYHMIRSMSRRGNCYDNACIESFHSILKREMIYRRATFQTQKEAANHLFRYIEFFYNRKRIHSKLGYLSPDRFESQYYSTLKRAN, from the coding sequence ATTGAGGAGCACCGCTCAACATTCCGGATCGAGAAGATGTGCAGCGTACTCGGTGTATCCCGAAGTGGATATTACAAATGGCGGACAGCCCCTCCTAGTAAACGGAAGCAGAGCCGGGACTATCTGGTCGAGCGTATTAAGTATCACTTTCATGACAATGATGCGATTTATGGCAGTCCAAAAATCACCAGAAAACTGCATGAAGAAGGACTCTCGGTTGGTGAAAAAACCGTAGGTAGACTCATGCGGGCACATGAGCTCCGCTCCCAGGCGATGGGAAGATTTAAAGTCCAAACCACAGATTCAAACCATGACTCCCCCATTGCTCCGAATTGGCTAAACCAACATTTTGATGTGTGCACAAAACCTAACCAAGTTTGGGTTACAGATATTACCTATATCCGTACGCGCCAAGGCACGGTCTATTTAGCGAGTGTTCTTGACTTGTACACGCGTAAAATTGTGGGTTGGCAGCTCGGAAACCGAATGAAAGTAGAGTTGGTTTCTGCGGCGCTAGACAAGGCCTACGCAGCCCAGAAACCGGACAAGGGAGTCATTCACCATTCGGACCGGGGAAGCCAGTACGCCTCCGTAGAATACCGCAAGAAGTTAAAAGAGTACCATATGATTCGCAGTATGAGTCGCAGGGGAAACTGCTACGACAATGCGTGCATTGAATCGTTCCACAGCATTCTTAAGCGAGAAATGATTTACCGTAGGGCGACCTTCCAAACTCAGAAAGAAGCTGCAAACCATCTGTTCCGTTATATTGAGTTCTTTTACAACCGGAAACGAATACACAGTAAGCTAGGTTATCTCTCCCCGGATCGCTTTGAGTCACAGTATTACAGCACACTTAAACGTGCCAACTGA
- a CDS encoding VOC family protein, translating to MINLGALNVDVITLFVEDLHKSKLFYQEVFQLSAVYEDEVSAVYNFGNMSINLLNISEASGLIQPAKPAGPESGSRFQFTIQVEDADAAAQQLAQQGVELLNGPLNRPWGVRTLAFADPAGHIWELAQQLV from the coding sequence ATGATAAATTTGGGTGCATTAAACGTTGATGTAATTACGCTGTTTGTTGAGGATCTGCATAAGAGCAAGCTGTTCTATCAGGAGGTATTCCAGCTGTCAGCTGTGTACGAAGACGAGGTATCAGCAGTATATAATTTCGGAAACATGAGTATTAATCTGCTGAACATTTCCGAGGCCTCCGGCCTGATTCAACCGGCAAAGCCTGCCGGCCCGGAATCCGGATCACGGTTCCAGTTTACGATCCAGGTGGAGGATGCGGATGCAGCAGCCCAGCAACTGGCACAGCAGGGAGTTGAACTGCTGAACGGCCCTTTGAACCGGCCATGGGGAGTGCGCACCCTTGCTTTTGCAGATCCGGCAGGCCATATCTGGGAGCTTGCGCAGCAGCTGGTTTGA